The segment CGATCCAACAAACGAAAGAGCCGGTCAAAGAGCCTACGGAAATTCTCCTGCTGCTGGTTGACCAGCATCGGCCCCAGCAGGAACATGCGCTCCCCCGCCAATTCAGCCACTTCCATGGCCGTGGGCGCACCGCCCTGGCTGATGCGGCTCTTGATGGCCAGGAACAAGTCCACGAAAAAGGCCTCGTTGATGTCTTCCTTGGTGGCGGAGAGCAACTCCCAGGAGAAGCGCGGATCGCCGCCGATGGACAGAGGACCGAAGTCGGCCAGAGAATTGCCATCTCCCCGGCGGTAGTAGTTCATGGCCCGCGGTTCAAAAGAGAACCGCCCCACAAACCCGTCATCAGGCACCAGATAGGGAGGAGCCACAGCCAGTTGCCCGGCCTCCAGAATCAGGCGTTTCATCTCGTTGATCATCTTGGCATCGGCCAGGGCCTCGGTGCCGGGGCTATAGCTGTAGGGCGTGCCCGGCAACCGATGCGAGCGTGTCACGATATAGGGAAGCTCGGCGTATCCGCCTGTCGCAACAATACGGCGCGAAACACGCTCCAGATACACGGACACATAGGGACGAAGCGTCTCACCACCCTGCGTGCCGAGGCTTTTACCCGCGACACTTTCCGCGCTTTTTCCGCGGTCAGTGTCACCTGGGCTGCCGCTATCCCGACGCGGATAGACCGCATGCAGAAAATCGAATTCCTCGTCGCTGTTCCCCCGACGATGCAGAGCCCGGCGCAGCGCATCCGACAGGTTGGCTTCGCCCCATTTCTGAGTGGCCTGCCGTGCCGTGAGTCGAAAACTGCGGAAGACCGTGTCCACCTCGCCATGAAAATTCTCGGCAATGCAGACCTCGTGCAGGGGCAACGCCCTGAAGCGGACCCCGGTCCCCGGTTGCCCCGGGTCTTCATCCACATACAGGCATTGCCAGCCGAACAGCCCTGCCTGGTGGTAACCCAAAGTCTGCTGCGGGTAGA is part of the Desulfovibrio ferrophilus genome and harbors:
- a CDS encoding portal protein, with protein sequence MTAHAEMTEMSLPLGPGDIADEVIRRHESLLRGREAFDPIWEEVAQYMGPAYSGFTARPGHPRKQREDLVDSTARRAANVFAAGMLSGVSSPSQRWFRLGMQDRGLAEAPGARAWLQEVEDIAYRVLSHCGFYPQQTLGYHQAGLFGWQCLYVDEDPGQPGTGVRFRALPLHEVCIAENFHGEVDTVFRSFRLTARQATQKWGEANLSDALRRALHRRGNSDEEFDFLHAVYPRRDSGSPGDTDRGKSAESVAGKSLGTQGGETLRPYVSVYLERVSRRIVATGGYAELPYIVTRSHRLPGTPYSYSPGTEALADAKMINEMKRLILEAGQLAVAPPYLVPDDGFVGRFSFEPRAMNYYRRGDGNSLADFGPLSIGGDPRFSWELLSATKEDINEAFFVDLFLAIKSRISQGGAPTAMEVAELAGERMFLLGPMLVNQQQENFRRLFDRLFRLLDRRGELPPPPPDLAGRSLDVDYVSPLMLAQQETRTNAVLRTYAEVGGIASVSPQVLDLFDHDENVRLVLEQRGFPQTGVRSRSDVAALRELREQAAAGEKLGEVLEDLAQTAGQAMGSAPVPGSANSVTRGDGTQQEAVAAPKVGGPEPTESNGNTERR